One genomic window of Sulfurovum lithotrophicum includes the following:
- a CDS encoding class I SAM-dependent methyltransferase, translating to MARIDQKNFYQNNYDTYGVSAEGVAWDSLQTQRRRFSAIASCLGNVMQDTLVDAGCGFGDFYLYLREKNNLPKTYTGLDLCEPMVKEAQVRTGCKIMHRDILCQTLPVADWYVASGSMNLLTRFETRLFIQRCFDKSRKGFVFNLLEGREREGEFSYWLPHEIRELCRSLGAKVQIKEGYMEGDFTVMLGG from the coding sequence ATGGCACGTATCGATCAAAAAAACTTTTATCAGAATAATTACGACACCTATGGGGTATCTGCGGAAGGTGTAGCTTGGGATTCCTTGCAGACACAGAGACGCCGTTTTTCGGCTATTGCCTCCTGTCTTGGGAATGTGATGCAGGATACCCTTGTCGATGCCGGATGCGGTTTTGGGGACTTCTACCTCTACCTCAGGGAAAAGAACAATCTGCCAAAAACCTATACCGGACTGGATCTGTGTGAACCGATGGTCAAAGAGGCTCAGGTGCGTACAGGCTGCAAGATAATGCATCGGGATATATTGTGTCAGACACTGCCTGTGGCAGACTGGTATGTGGCAAGCGGATCTATGAACCTTTTGACACGGTTTGAGACGAGACTATTCATTCAGCGATGTTTTGACAAAAGCCGTAAAGGATTTGTTTTTAATCTTTTGGAAGGAAGGGAGCGGGAAGGAGAGTTTAGTTACTGGCTTCCTCATGAGATCAGGGAGCTTTGCCGATCTCTTGGTGCAAAAGTGCAGATAAAAGAGGGGTACATGGAGGGAGATTTTACCGTGATGCTTGGTGGGTAA
- a CDS encoding DUF2231 domain-containing protein → MNVLHPPFVHFVIALPLAALFSQLTYVASGNKTYSNAALRIMAFALLVSFFAVFSGILDAKKIVDGHNILQNGLLVLQEHRTFGFVVVAILFATTLIKWIALSKDSLTLEKLSILLIILSIAASLYQGKKGGSLIYKYAGGIDKQIIMKRVAEQKGE, encoded by the coding sequence CCCTGCCACTTGCAGCGCTCTTTTCTCAACTCACCTATGTTGCATCAGGCAATAAAACATACTCTAATGCCGCTCTCCGGATCATGGCTTTTGCATTACTGGTATCATTTTTTGCTGTTTTTAGCGGGATCCTTGATGCAAAAAAGATCGTGGACGGACACAATATACTGCAAAATGGCCTTCTGGTCCTGCAAGAGCATAGAACATTCGGTTTTGTCGTAGTCGCCATACTGTTCGCCACCACCCTGATAAAATGGATTGCCCTTTCCAAAGACTCACTGACTCTCGAAAAACTATCTATTCTACTGATCATTCTTTCCATTGCTGCTTCACTTTACCAGGGCAAAAAAGGCGGTTCCCTCATCTATAAATATGCCGGAGGCATTGACAAGCAGATTATTATGAAGAGAGTAGCAGAACAAAAGGGAGAGTAA